The following are encoded together in the Culex pipiens pallens isolate TS chromosome 1, TS_CPP_V2, whole genome shotgun sequence genome:
- the LOC120418123 gene encoding translation initiation factor eIF-2B subunit beta, which yields MTGQEDVCPTPEIAQFIHDVRLNKIVGSHKLTSRTLALLTNLISKSEWGTAENLLEQIRQQGHLLVAALPQDIVIANTVRRILKIVREEYDSAQLRVHYDDAQTSLSLHKLVTQTSDHKRANDYSKPQEGLKDALLEHLSEIETELETCAENLTSQATEHIHSAELIMTLGHSKSVEKFLKKASENRNIEVIVAECAPVCKGHQLATNLGKAKIQTTLIPDSAIFAMMSRVNKVIIGTQCVLANGGLRAVCGAYSLALAAKHFSVPVIVLAPTYKLTPVHLSSYDQDDFNILANTEGVLAYNSRAARFAKAYNPVFDYVPPELVTLFITNTGGNAPSYVYRLLSELYHPDDSEL from the exons ATGACTGGACAAGAGGATGTTTGCCCTACGCCGGAAATTGCCCAATTCATCCACGATGTGCGGCTAAA CAAAATCGTCGGCTCGCACAAGCTCACGTCCCGGACGTTGGCCCTGCTAACGAACCTGATCTCCAAGTCGGAATGGGGCACGGCTGA GAACCTGCTGGAGCAGATCCGCCAGCAGGGCCACTTGCTGGTGGCGGCCCTTCCCCAGGACATTGTGATTGCCAACACGGTGCGCCGGATTCTGAAAATCGTCCGCGAAGAGTACGATTCGGCCCAGCTGCGGGTGCACTACGACGATGCCCAAACTTCGCTTTCGCTGCACAAACTGGTCACGCAAACCAGCGACCACAAGCGCGCCAACGACTACTCGAAGCCCCAGGAGGGACTGAAGGACGCGCTGCTGGAGCACCTGAGCGAGATCGAAACCGAGCTGGAAACGTGCGCGGAAAACTTGACCTCCCAGGCGACGGAGCACATCCACTCGGCGGAACTGATCATGACGCTGGGCCACTCCAAGTCGGTCGAGAAGTTCCTCAAGAAAGCGTCCGAGAACCGGAACATCGAGGTGATCGTGGCGGAGTGTGCCCCCGTCTGCAAGGGCCACCAGCTGGCCACCAATCTGGGTAAAGCCAAGATCCAAACGACCCTCATCCCAGATTCGGCCATCTTCGCCATGATGTCGCGCGTCAACAAGGTTATCATCGGAACGCAGTGCGTGTTGGCCAACGGTGGGCTACGCGCCGTCTGTGGCGCCTATTCGTTGGCCCTGGCGGCGAAACACTTTTCGGTGCCGGTGATTGTGCTAGCGCCGACGTACAAACTGACCCCGGTGCACCTGTCCAGTTACGATCAGGACGATTTCAACATTCTCGCAAATACGGAGGGCGTGCTGGCGTACAATTCGCGTGCGGCGCGCTTCGCCAAGGCGTACAATCCGGTGTTTGATTACGTGCCGCCGGAGCTGGTGACGCTGTTTATTACCAACAC CGGTGGCAACGCCCCTTCGTACGTCTACCGACTGCTCAGCGAGTTGTACCATCCGGACGATAGCGAGCTGTAA